One part of the Coffea eugenioides isolate CCC68of chromosome 10, Ceug_1.0, whole genome shotgun sequence genome encodes these proteins:
- the LOC113749652 gene encoding uncharacterized protein LOC113749652 yields the protein MLLSAKLNPSPLLLAAHLITLPTHPAVQITTNYVWATTITIIKIPNFCSYVQQMNEKLQWTSTMDFNFITTYVDWKQTKKWDNHKTDDQNYDMLATYLREHFEMQVTGGQCQSRLYRCKKKWNVFSNLHGLSSKPETRIGWDEESNCFTSSDEYWAQMEAICDYIFAFLSSAHPPFVYPTCST from the exons ATGCTACTAAGTGCAAAATTGAATCCCTCT CCTCTCCTACTAGCTGCACATCTTATTACTCTTCCAACTCATCCAGCGGTTCAAATAACTACCAACTATGTATGGGCAACTACAATCACCAT CataaaaattccaaatttctgcTCTTATGTGCAGCAGATGAACGAGAAATTGCAGTGGACTTCTACTATGGACTTCAACTTCATCACCACGTATGTTGACTGGAAGCAAACGAAAAAATGGGACAATCACAAGACAGATGACCAGAATTACGATATGCTTGCCACATATTTGAGGGAACATTTTGAGATGCAAGTCACCGGGGGCCAGTGCCAGTCAAGATTGTATAGGTGCAAGAAGAAGTGGAATGTGTTTTCCAATCTTCATGGTTTGTCATCTAAACCTGAGACTAGGATTGGTTGGGACGAAGAAAGTAATTGCTTCACGTCCAGCGACGAGTATTGGGCCCAAATGGAAGCGATATGCGACTATATATTTGCATTCCTTTCTTCTGCTCATCCTCCATTTGTATACCCAACTTGCTCAACATGA